In Callithrix jacchus isolate 240 chromosome 18, calJac240_pri, whole genome shotgun sequence, one DNA window encodes the following:
- the LOC103789032 gene encoding SLAM family member 9-like — MESHSKNWFFCWASELLVFISLFLSVCSTEAYISEAHGSVLDDSRKPTHLKGIRGGSVLFNVIEKLRVVVGAELQEVSWGLGTAINHTQVLEIHRGADSPTWLSLQDKFKQRVHVPSMWSLRIENLAPEDSGQYVAMIHSTQGRTYAQVFYLTVYEPVPHPGILAKLLSITPGLCNITLQCRAPGATEDLKVTWESKGLLRELEQRETPRPALNPWTLAVSLPLCQCNTHLTCVVSNQVDKKAAVLDLREVCVQETDPHKQDTVRLLPGLLGDVVGVMLVLGTGLYLLKTCKKKKKMKIRRGKLHFSFHIQTPPLPH; from the exons ATGGAGTCCCACTCCAAGAACTGGTTCTTCTGCTGGGCCTCTGAGCTCCTGGTATTCATCAGCCTCTTCCTCA GTGTCTGCAGCACTGAAGCCTACATTTCTGAAGCACATGGCTCTGTCTTGGATGATTCTAGAAAACCCACTCATCTGAAGGGGATCCGAGGTGGTTCTGTCTTGTTTAATGTGATCGAGAAGCTCAGAGTAGTTGTAGGAGCCGAGCTGCAGGAGGTTTCATGGGGTTTAGGCACTGCAATAAATCACACACAGGTGCTGGAAATCCACAGGGGAGCCGACTCTCCAACCTGGTTGAGCCTCCAGGACAAGTTCAAGCAGAGGGTCCATGTGCCCAGCATGTGGTCTCTGAGGATTGAGAACCTGGCCCCTGAAGACAGTGGGCAGTACGTGGCCATGATCCACTCAACTCAGGGAAGAACATATGCCCAGGTTTTCTACCTCACTGTCTATG AGCCTGTGCCTCATCCTGGAATCCTGGCCAAGTTACTCTCTATCACACCAGGCTTGTGTAACATAACCCTGCAGTGCAGAGCTCCAGGGGCCACCGAGGACCTGAAAGTGACCTGGGAGAGCAAGGGCCTCCTCAGAGAGCTGGAGCAGAGAGAAACACCAAGACCCGCCCTGAACCCCTGGACCCTGGCTGTGAGCCTGCCCCTGTGCCAGTGCAACACCCACCTCACCTGTGTGGTCAGCAACCAGGTGGATAAGAAAGCTGCAGTCTTAGATCTTAGGGAAGTGTGTGTCCAAG AAACAGATCCACACAAACAGGACACGGTTAGACTGCTGCCAGGCCTCCTAGGGGATGTTGTGGGTGTGATGTTGGTCCTGGGAACTGGGCTGTATCTTTTGAAGACatgtaagaagaaaaagaagatgaagataAGAAGAGGCAAGTTGCATTTCTCCTTCCACATCCAGACACCTCCCCTCCCTCACTAG